A window of Chryseobacterium shandongense genomic DNA:
TTTTTATTTTCTTTTTTAATCACCTTTTTTTCAATTCCTACCATTATCAAGATTTCTAGAAAAAAAAATCTGATGGATGAGCCTGGAGTAAGAAGTTCTCATTTACGCAAAATTGCCAATTTGGGAGGAATTGCCATATTTTATTCTATAGGAATCTGTGCGCCTATTTTTGCCTATGAACTTTTCGACTTGTACAAGTTTCTATTTGCGTCACTGGTTATTCTGCTCTATATAGGCGTAATGGATGATATTGTCATTATGAGAGCTTACAAGAAACTTGTTGCGCAAATTGTAGTTTCGTCTATTATCGTAATTGGCTCCGATATCAGAATAAGAAATCTATTCGGGATTTTCGGGATTTATGAAATCAATTATTTTGTAAGTGTTGTTTTCAGTATCGTAACATTCATTATCCTCATTAATGCTTTTAACCTTATTGATGGGATTGACGGTCTTGCAGGTGGATATTCTGTGGTATGTAGTGCTCTTTTCGGGATCAGTTATTATAGATTAGGATCATACAATTATCCGCTCGTCGTTTTATCGGTGATCATTATAGGTTCTGTGCTGGCTTTTTTATATTATAATCTGTCTCATTACACAACCAATAAAATTTTTATGGGCGATACAGGATCAATGCTTTTGGGATTTCTGCTGGCATTCACATCCATCTCATTTATTGATATTTTCATTGATAAAAATCTTCCGGGTATTCCCAGATATCATCTTAAGTCGGCACCGGTAGTTGCAATAGCAATCCTTATTCTGCCGATTGTTGATACTCTGAATGTAATCATCATCAGGCTGATTAATAAAAAATCCCCTTTTGACGCGGATAAAAATCATATTCATCACCGGCTTTAAAGGCTAAATCTTTCACATAGGAGATCTTCCGGATATATTATTCTATACTATCTTTTTGTAGTGGGTCTGGCCTATTGTTTAAGGCATACCAACGTAAATTTTTTACTTTTTATTATAATATTTTCAGGTTTTTTAGGGGCATATATTCCTAATTTTATTTACGCACTGAGACATATTAAAAACACAAAAAATTAATCTGTTCACAATAATTTCAAAAAAATATGATGATGAATTACAAGTATTTATTCCTATTGATGCTGCCTTTTTTTATGGTGTCCTGCATTACAACAAAGGATGTCCGGTACATGCAGCCGAATGAAAGCCTGGTGATTAACGAAGAAGGACTTATTCCTTACAATATTCCCGTATACAGAATTACCAGAAACGATATATTAAACCTTAATATTGTTACGACCCCGAAAGGAGATGCTGCTCAGTTTTATTCTTCACTGAATACTTCAGGAACTAATGCAGCACATGGTGGGGCTGTCTCAGGAGGGGGGGCAGGAGCGTCATTCAACCAGGGAAGCTCTCGATCTGGCGGAGGAAATTCAGTATTTTATTTCAATGGATTAAAAGTGGATTCCAATGGTGATATTCATGTGTTTGGTATCGGCTACATTAAAGCAGAAGGAAGAACTATTGAAGATATTTCACAGGAAATACAGGCAAAAGTTAATGAAAACTTTCAGGAAGGAAAATCAGAAGTAAGGCTTAATACAGACGGAATTACCTACTATATATTAGGAGATATAGAAACAACAGGTCTTACAGGGGAAAAGGTAGCACACAAAAACACTCTTAATATTACAGAGGCACTTGCTATGAATGGTGGGCTCAACAGAACCATTGACAAAAAGAATATCGTTATCCACCGAAAACTTCCGGAAGGAATCAAAGTGGCTAAAATTGATCTTACCCGGGAGGATATCATGAATTCACCGTATTATTACGTACAGAATGGAGACGAAATATACCTTAATACCAGATCAAAAAGTCTTAACGGTTTGGGAAAAGATCCTATACAGACTTTAACTACGGGAGTATCGGTGATTACAACAGCACTTTCTATCTATCTCCTTCTAAAAAACCTTTAATATTATGATTCCTGATAAAGAGACAAAAATTGAGAAAGACGATTCTCAGGAAGGGAAATATGGTTCATTTGCAATGTTTGATATTGCCCATTTTCTTAACAGAACTCTGAAAAACTGGTATTGGTTTGTGATTATGTTTATCATAGGTTATGCTATTTCATGGGTTTACACAAAATATTATGCACAAAATGTTTATGCATCAAGTTTGTCATTAAGTGTTTCTAACAATACAGCAAGCTATTTTACTCCAAACCAGTCCATCAATTTTATTTGGGGACAAGGGGGCAATCAGGATGGTATTTATCTTAAAAAAATGCTTCTTTCGAGATCGCATAATGAGTTTCTGGTAGAAGAATTAGGCCTATATGTTAATTATTCTACAAAGGGTGCAATCAAATCAACATATTTGGATAAGGATGATGTGCCGGTTTTGGTGCAGGTAGATACAAAACATCTTCAACAGGTGGAATACCCGATTACCCTGGTTCCCAAAGGTAGAAATCAGTTTGAAGTTATTTTGCCGGATGACGGACATTCTACCAACTTATATAGTTACGAAACAGAAGGATTTACTACAATTCAACCATATGATAAGCCGGAAAAAAAGATTATAACAATCGGCGAATGGTTTACAACTCCAAACCTCAGGTTTAAGCTGTTAAAAAATCCTGTTACACCAAAGTTAGACCTTCAGAATGTTATTGTGAAGTTAAGTACG
This region includes:
- a CDS encoding glycosyltransferase family 4 protein, which codes for MENFELFLARSGLPIFYIKIGLGFLFSFLITFFSIPTIIKISRKKNLMDEPGVRSSHLRKIANLGGIAIFYSIGICAPIFAYELFDLYKFLFASLVILLYIGVMDDIVIMRAYKKLVAQIVVSSIIVIGSDIRIRNLFGIFGIYEINYFVSVVFSIVTFIILINAFNLIDGIDGLAGGYSVVCSALFGISYYRLGSYNYPLVVLSVIIIGSVLAFLYYNLSHYTTNKIFMGDTGSMLLGFLLAFTSISFIDIFIDKNLPGIPRYHLKSAPVVAIAILILPIVDTLNVIIIRLINKKSPFDADKNHIHHRL
- a CDS encoding polysaccharide biosynthesis/export family protein; this translates as MMNYKYLFLLMLPFFMVSCITTKDVRYMQPNESLVINEEGLIPYNIPVYRITRNDILNLNIVTTPKGDAAQFYSSLNTSGTNAAHGGAVSGGGAGASFNQGSSRSGGGNSVFYFNGLKVDSNGDIHVFGIGYIKAEGRTIEDISQEIQAKVNENFQEGKSEVRLNTDGITYYILGDIETTGLTGEKVAHKNTLNITEALAMNGGLNRTIDKKNIVIHRKLPEGIKVAKIDLTREDIMNSPYYYVQNGDEIYLNTRSKSLNGLGKDPIQTLTTGVSVITTALSIYLLLKNL